The Cyanobacteriota bacterium genomic sequence AGTGACCAACCATGTACAACAGGTGGTTAACGAGTCAGGGGTACAGATTGGCCTGTGTACATTATTTTTGCGCCATACGTCTGCTAGTCTAGTGATTCAAGAAAATGCTGATCCCGATGTGCTTCATGACCTGGAGATGTTTTTGTCTCGATTAGTACCCGAAAATCTCCACAACTATCGCCATAATGCTGAAGGCCCTGATGACATGCCTGCCCATATTCGCACGGTGCTGACAAAAACCTCGGAACAGATTCCGATAGCCTACGGCAGGCTTATGTTGGGTACGTGGCAAGGTATTTACCTATGGGAACACCGCCATCATGGTCACCTGCGTGAACTGGTCGTGCACATCTTGGGGGAATAACCTAGAGCCATCATGGTAATGTGCCTTGGATTAGCTTACAGCATAGGACTTAGGGGTGAATCGTGTCGATGAATATTGGTATTCCCAAAGAGGTTAAGGATCAGGAGTTTCGGGTGGGCCTGTCTCCTGGCAGTGTGCGTAGCTTGGTCGAGGCTGGGCACCAAGTCATAGTAGAAGCAGGGGCAGGGGAAGGAGCAGGCTTTGCTGATGGAGACTATCGGCAGGTCGGTGCTCAGGTAGTGCCTACTGCTCGTGCTGCTTGGGATCAAGACTTAATCGTAAAGGTAAAGGAACCATTGCCAGAAGAATATGGCTATTTGCAACCGGATCAACTGCTGTTTACCTATTTGCACTTGGCGGCAAATCGATCGCTGACAGAACACCTTGTCTCTATGGGCGTGACGGCGATCGCCTATGAACTGGTGGAATTGCCCGATCAGCGCTTCCCCCTACTGACCCCTATGAGTATTATTGCTGGACGGTTGTCGGTGCAGTTTGGTGCACACTTTCTAGAACGACAACAGGGAGGGCGCGGTGTGTTGCTAGGTGGGGTGCCCGGTGTGCGCCCAGGTCATGTGGTGATTTTGGGGGGTGGCGTTGTGGGCACAGAGGCTGCGCGTATGGCTGTGGGCTTGGGTGCCCAGGTGACGATTTTAGAGGTGAATGTTGATCGCCTGAGCTATTTAGAAACACTGTTTGGGTCTCGTGTCACGCTGCTCTACAGCACGAGTGCCCAGATTGAGGCGATCGTTCCCACGGCTGATCTATTGATTGGTGCTGTATTGATACCGGGCCATAAAGCCCCAACCCTAGTGACCCGCGACCTTGTGCAGGCTATGCAACAAGGGTCTGTCTTGGTGGATGTCGCTGTTGATCAGGGTGGTTGTATTGAAACCCTACGCCCGACATCCCACAGCAACCCTACCTATGTGGAAGCTGGTGTGCTCCACTATGGGGTTCCCAACATGCCAGGGGCTGTTCCCTGGACGGCAACTCAAGCCCTGAACAACAGCACATTGCCCTATGTACTGGCGCTGGCTAACCAGGGACTCGGTGCCCTAACGACTAATGCGGCACTTGCCAAGGGGTTAGTCACCCATGACCGCAAACTTGTGCACCCTGCTCTGCAAGCAACGTTTCCAGAGCTTTGCCATGCCTAGTTTGGTGATGGTTTTAAGGGATCCTATCTCAAGTCTTAGCTTGCTCGCGTCGCCATATTCGTCTGATAGTGGGGATATCTAACCGCATGGCAGCCGCTACCATTCGCAGTGTTTCTACTTCGGGAATACCAGGCTCTAAGCGTTCTGCCTGATTGAGGGCAGCAGTTGCCCGCCATGGCTGAAAGCTATACAACTGTGCCAAACCCAGGTATGCCCATGCCCAAGGGTTTTGTCCATCGAGCTGGGTTAACCGAGTAAAGGTGGCGATCGCAGGTTGAGCGCGCTGTTGCAACACGTAGACTAACCCTAGGGTATAGAGTAGGTCAAGGCGATCGGGATCAGCTTGTAGACGATGCTTCACCATGAGTTCCAACTGAGGAACGTAATCTTGAATGGGGTCATACTGGTTGATGCGACCAATGTCATTGAAGACGGGTTCTAGCTGGCCTTGGGGCAGCAGGGCTGCTAACGATCGCACCTGGGTGACCAAATCTAATTCTGGCGCAGGCAGAGAATCCGCTTGCTCTGCGACGGTGATGGTGGTAGGTGGGATAGCTAGGGGATAGGACTGCCCTGTCTTGCGGTTCAAGTAGGTGACCTGGAGGCGATATTGGCCAGTCGGTAACTCGGCAGGTGGTTGTAGTGCTAATTGCTCAACTACCTTTATGGGGGTTGTGTCTAGAGGTGGGGTTGCCCCAGCATAGAGGTGGCCTAGACCGATGCCATGATCTTGGAGCCAAAGGATGGGGCTGTTTCCAACTGCTGACTGGGATGGAACCCAATCCATCAGTACAAGACCATCTCGCAGGTCGGCCCAAGCGCCTAACCACGTGTAGGTAACTGGAGCAGGCTTTCCTGGAGCCACGACAGCGGGCAGAATAATATCGAGTAGCGCTACAGCAGATCCTGAGGCACGATCGCTAACGGTTACTGTAATGGGTGGGTTGCGTCGATGATAAAGTCGTAACTCGCTGCCATCGGGAAGTTGCCATGTGCGATGTAACGCTAAGTCAGGGCTGGACTCTACCAACTGTCTAAGGGCTTGTTGTCCTGCCTCGATCGCGTTGTAGGCCCCTTGATCACCTGTTTTTGTCAGGTACCAGTCGAGGGCACGGCTATCAGGGAGGGCTGTTTTCTCAGAAAAGGCCAGTTGTCGCCCATAGACTTGGAAATTGGCGACAGCACCGTAAAAATCCACATTCATGGGATTAATCTGGGCCGTATTAGCCACAAGGCCAATAGTTGATCGTTGATAGGGCTGCTGCTGAATGACGGTGGCAATCACCTGCTCATGGGGATAGGGAGCGCCCTGATAGGGATGATGCTGACCAGGAACACCCTTGACGATAGGAAAGAGGGGAAATAAGTTTGTGAGTAATAGCACAGTGGCAACGATCGCTGTACTCCACCGCAGACCTGCCCACCAGCGACCAATCCCAAGGGTCAACAAGCGGGCAAATACCAGGGCCATGGCAGGCAAATAGGGCTGAATAAAGCGGGGATCCTTGTTGGCTGCTAGGGAACAGAGTACGTAGATGCCACCTGCAAAGCTTAAGAGCCATGCCCAAGCTCCAAGTGTTGAAGGAGTGGACAGAGTGTCAGGCTTGTGCGATCGTCCCTGCCAGAGCCAGCGTCCCAGGGCGATTAGGCCACAGCCTAGTCCCGCTAGCACGACTGGGAACGACAGAGTTGTTGGCAGTTCACGGGCATAGTGCAGCCAGCCGGCCAAGGTGTTGGCCTGGGGTTCACCCTCATACACAATGCCGTTAGCATTAGCTTGGGCAATAGAACTGAGTACTGTGAGCCAATTGGTACTAAACCAAGGCCATCCTATGCCTATAGCGATCACTCCCAGGATGACTAACTGCCCTAAACGCCCCCATTGCTGTTTGACTAAGGCTTCTATGCCCAGCCAGCCCAGAGGCACAGCCAAGAAGAGTAACCCTGTTGGTCGGTTGAGAAATACTATGCCTAAGGCAACACCACTAGCAATCGTCCATCGCCACCCCTGTCTAGGCTGATAGCGCCAGCGGGTGAGACAGGTAAACGCCACGGTGAGGCTAGCCGTGAGACCGTAGTCTAGCAAGTAATCAATGCGGGTGAGTGCTAACGTGTGAGATAGCAAACACAGCCCTGCTGCCCACAGTCCCACTTGGGCAGAAAACAAGCAGGATCCCAAATGATAGGTAGCCAGTAGTAGCACCCCGGTGAACACTGAATTCACCAATGTGGCTTGGTCGTAGCCAGCTCCAAACCAGGCTAGAAACGGCACCGTTACCAGATAAACAAAGGGGGCACGGTAAGTAGGAGAAAGTTTCCACAGGTCAGTCCACCATTGTGCTGACCAGAGATTTGGCTGTTGTAGCACACGCCAATAGTTCATAGCCCGCGACAGGTGATCACCCTGATCCCAAGCTGGAGGAGCCTGGTCAAGGTGCAACCACAGGCGATCGACTAGAGTTGCCGCCAACCACAGCAGGGCTAACACCCCATAGTCTCGCTGCCAGGAACTAGGCATTACTTGTTGTCCGTTGGGTTTGCTAGTCATCTGCTACACTAGGCTATCACGCCCCTCATCTTAGCCCACCGTGGAACCTAGCCAAGTGGGGTGAGTGTAAGTTTTGACAACGGGTTGCACCTAATATTCAACTGGCGTTGCCTGCACTCGTGCTCAGCCCTCACGCTAGGTAGGTCAGTAATGCTTGACCCATAATCTCCGGGGGAGCAGGTTGTTGAATCCAAATTTCCAGAGCAGCCGCTCCCTGACGCACCAGCATTTCCAAGCCGTCAAGAACGATCGCGCCCCGATCCACAGCTTGACGGAGTAACAGGGTTGGACGAGGAGTATAAATTAAGTCATAGACAATAGTGCCTGGTTGCAGAGCATCAAGGGCTGAGGTCTCTAGAGGCGAGGCATCAACTTGGGGAGCCATGCCGATAGGGGTGGTGTTGACCACTAGCCCTGCTGTAGGCAGCAGGCTGGGTAAGGTTTCCCAAGGGTGAATAGACAGGCGATCGGCTATAGGAGTAGCTGCCCAACTGTCTGCAAATGCCTGCAACTTTTGGGGATCACGCCCTACAACTTGAATGTGAGCACAGCCCAATTCCCTACAACCTGCCACTACTGCTCGTGCTGCCCCGCCATTGCCTAGAACAACTGCACCCGTTGTTGTCCAGTTTCGTTCCTGCGATCGCAGGGGGCTGAGAAACCCTGCTACGTCAGTATTCGTACCG encodes the following:
- a CDS encoding secondary thiamine-phosphate synthase enzyme YjbQ, which codes for MTNHVQQVVNESGVQIGLCTLFLRHTSASLVIQENADPDVLHDLEMFLSRLVPENLHNYRHNAEGPDDMPAHIRTVLTKTSEQIPIAYGRLMLGTWQGIYLWEHRHHGHLRELVVHILGE
- the ald gene encoding alanine dehydrogenase, with amino-acid sequence MNIGIPKEVKDQEFRVGLSPGSVRSLVEAGHQVIVEAGAGEGAGFADGDYRQVGAQVVPTARAAWDQDLIVKVKEPLPEEYGYLQPDQLLFTYLHLAANRSLTEHLVSMGVTAIAYELVELPDQRFPLLTPMSIIAGRLSVQFGAHFLERQQGGRGVLLGGVPGVRPGHVVILGGGVVGTEAARMAVGLGAQVTILEVNVDRLSYLETLFGSRVTLLYSTSAQIEAIVPTADLLIGAVLIPGHKAPTLVTRDLVQAMQQGSVLVDVAVDQGGCIETLRPTSHSNPTYVEAGVLHYGVPNMPGAVPWTATQALNNSTLPYVLALANQGLGALTTNAALAKGLVTHDRKLVHPALQATFPELCHA
- a CDS encoding phospholipid carrier-dependent glycosyltransferase translates to MTSKPNGQQVMPSSWQRDYGVLALLWLAATLVDRLWLHLDQAPPAWDQGDHLSRAMNYWRVLQQPNLWSAQWWTDLWKLSPTYRAPFVYLVTVPFLAWFGAGYDQATLVNSVFTGVLLLATYHLGSCLFSAQVGLWAAGLCLLSHTLALTRIDYLLDYGLTASLTVAFTCLTRWRYQPRQGWRWTIASGVALGIVFLNRPTGLLFLAVPLGWLGIEALVKQQWGRLGQLVILGVIAIGIGWPWFSTNWLTVLSSIAQANANGIVYEGEPQANTLAGWLHYARELPTTLSFPVVLAGLGCGLIALGRWLWQGRSHKPDTLSTPSTLGAWAWLLSFAGGIYVLCSLAANKDPRFIQPYLPAMALVFARLLTLGIGRWWAGLRWSTAIVATVLLLTNLFPLFPIVKGVPGQHHPYQGAPYPHEQVIATVIQQQPYQRSTIGLVANTAQINPMNVDFYGAVANFQVYGRQLAFSEKTALPDSRALDWYLTKTGDQGAYNAIEAGQQALRQLVESSPDLALHRTWQLPDGSELRLYHRRNPPITVTVSDRASGSAVALLDIILPAVVAPGKPAPVTYTWLGAWADLRDGLVLMDWVPSQSAVGNSPILWLQDHGIGLGHLYAGATPPLDTTPIKVVEQLALQPPAELPTGQYRLQVTYLNRKTGQSYPLAIPPTTITVAEQADSLPAPELDLVTQVRSLAALLPQGQLEPVFNDIGRINQYDPIQDYVPQLELMVKHRLQADPDRLDLLYTLGLVYVLQQRAQPAIATFTRLTQLDGQNPWAWAYLGLAQLYSFQPWRATAALNQAERLEPGIPEVETLRMVAAAMRLDIPTIRRIWRREQAKT
- a CDS encoding shikimate dehydrogenase, whose translation is MITGKTSLLGVIGYPISHSLSPVMHNAAIDYLGLDYVYVPFSIAPEHLSTAVAGLAAIGLRGFNVTIPHKQAIMPLLTAVSPLAQAVGAVNTVWWTDTGWHGTNTDVAGFLSPLRSQERNWTTTGAVVLGNGGAARAVVAGCRELGCAHIQVVGRDPQKLQAFADSWAATPIADRLSIHPWETLPSLLPTAGLVVNTTPIGMAPQVDASPLETSALDALQPGTIVYDLIYTPRPTLLLRQAVDRGAIVLDGLEMLVRQGAAALEIWIQQPAPPEIMGQALLTYLA